From a single Syntrophorhabdus sp. genomic region:
- the hemL gene encoding glutamate-1-semialdehyde 2,1-aminomutase — MIKTRSDEYCEEAGRLIPGGVNSPVRAFMSVHDRPFFVKRAKGSRLYDVDGNAFIDYVASWGAIILGHADEGLIAAVTEALEEGTSYGACHPYELELARLITEAFPSIDLLRLTTSGTEATMSALRLARGYTGKNGVIKFRGCYHGHVDSLLVKAGSGLATFGIPDSAGVPADLAKHTYVADFNRIETVEHVMEGNDDIACVIVEPIMGNMGVILPGEGFLKDLESLCRKRGVLLIFDEVISGFRVAFGGAQHIYGIDPDITCLGKIIGGGFPIGAFGGKRHIMERLAPLGDVYQAGTLSGNPVAVRAGLHVLRGLRSASGEVYPRLESAGRTLSNAMVSIAGRYGIPYRVNSTTGMFTGFFSEAPVTDYDSAAASDRNLYERFFKAMLDEGVFFAPSQFEASFVTLTLGQAEIERTVAACEKVFRDIGSARQK, encoded by the coding sequence ATGATAAAGACCAGATCGGACGAATACTGTGAGGAGGCGGGAAGGCTCATACCCGGCGGCGTGAACAGCCCCGTAAGGGCTTTCATGTCCGTTCACGACAGACCCTTCTTCGTGAAGAGGGCGAAAGGCTCGCGCCTCTATGACGTCGACGGGAATGCTTTTATCGATTACGTGGCCTCCTGGGGAGCCATCATCCTTGGCCATGCCGATGAGGGGCTGATCGCCGCCGTCACCGAGGCGCTTGAAGAAGGAACGAGCTACGGGGCCTGTCATCCCTACGAGTTGGAGCTCGCGCGTCTCATCACGGAGGCCTTCCCTTCCATAGATCTTCTGCGCCTGACGACATCCGGCACGGAAGCGACGATGAGCGCCCTGAGGCTCGCCCGTGGATACACGGGCAAGAACGGCGTCATCAAGTTCCGCGGCTGCTATCACGGGCACGTGGACAGCCTCCTCGTCAAGGCCGGCTCGGGACTTGCCACCTTCGGCATCCCCGACAGCGCCGGGGTGCCCGCGGACCTGGCGAAGCATACCTATGTGGCCGACTTCAACAGGATCGAAACGGTGGAGCACGTCATGGAGGGCAATGACGACATTGCCTGCGTCATCGTGGAGCCCATCATGGGGAACATGGGCGTCATCCTTCCCGGGGAGGGCTTCCTCAAGGATCTCGAGTCCCTGTGCAGAAAACGCGGTGTTCTTCTCATCTTCGACGAGGTCATATCCGGTTTCCGCGTGGCCTTCGGCGGCGCCCAGCACATCTACGGCATCGACCCCGACATCACCTGTCTCGGCAAGATAATCGGGGGAGGCTTCCCCATAGGGGCCTTCGGCGGGAAGAGACACATAATGGAGCGTCTGGCACCTTTGGGTGACGTGTACCAGGCCGGTACCCTGTCGGGGAACCCCGTTGCCGTGCGGGCCGGCCTGCATGTGCTCAGGGGACTTAGATCTGCCTCGGGTGAGGTCTATCCCCGGTTGGAGAGCGCGGGGCGGACCCTGTCGAATGCGATGGTATCCATCGCCGGCAGGTATGGGATTCCCTACCGCGTGAATTCCACGACAGGCATGTTCACGGGTTTTTTCTCCGAAGCCCCCGTGACGGACTACGACAGCGCGGCCGCGTCGGACAGGAACCTCTACGAGCGGTTCTTCAAGGCCATGCTCGATGAGGGTGTCTTTTTCGCTCCCAGTCAGTTCGAGGCGTCC
- a CDS encoding TldD/PmbA family protein produces MFNEKRVLETLMEHSGVYADIYTDERVYTLIQLESGRVEKLEKGEDAGVGLRVITPWKSYYASTNSFDEGHLVDLAGELSRYGSDRSGTAAIAGGERAAAYPFSISKDPGGVPVEEKLSLVRNFESMARKMESRITQIRVMYRDTRQNVRIATTAEGMKNDSRVQVVLTVLLVGRDGSEMQTSYEAVGGFHGFEFFTDELMEGLARKTVRRLQGLLAAREAPMGMKTVVLASEAGGTMIHEAVGHGLEADLAMEGLSCYKGLLGAGIASPLVSVVDDATLPHMRGTYAFDDEGFPSERTVLVEKGVLKNYLFDRFHAMKHSMTSTGNGRRESYRFRPIPRMSNTMILPGSDDPGEILASVDDGILVVKMGGGQVDTVRGDFVFEISEGYMIERGTVGPMIKNATMMGNGLKVLKDIDMVGTDLGFGIGTCGKDGQGVPVADAQPTLRIPGIIVGGRGG; encoded by the coding sequence ATGTTCAATGAAAAAAGGGTGCTCGAGACACTCATGGAGCATTCCGGTGTCTATGCCGACATATATACCGATGAGCGTGTCTACACCCTCATCCAGCTCGAATCGGGCAGGGTGGAGAAACTCGAGAAGGGCGAGGACGCGGGGGTGGGTCTCAGGGTAATTACGCCCTGGAAGAGCTACTACGCCTCCACGAACTCTTTCGATGAAGGCCATCTCGTCGATCTTGCCGGGGAGCTTTCCCGCTATGGGTCAGACCGCTCGGGAACGGCCGCGATCGCCGGGGGCGAACGGGCCGCGGCATATCCCTTTTCCATAAGCAAAGACCCCGGGGGCGTTCCTGTTGAGGAGAAGCTTTCCCTCGTCAGGAATTTCGAGTCCATGGCCCGCAAGATGGAGTCCCGCATCACCCAGATCCGTGTCATGTACCGCGATACCCGCCAGAACGTGAGGATCGCGACCACTGCCGAAGGAATGAAGAATGACAGCCGTGTGCAGGTTGTCCTCACGGTGCTCCTCGTCGGGAGGGACGGCTCGGAGATGCAGACATCTTATGAGGCGGTGGGTGGCTTCCATGGCTTCGAATTCTTCACCGACGAACTCATGGAAGGGCTCGCGCGAAAGACCGTGAGGCGCCTTCAGGGACTTCTCGCGGCCCGCGAGGCGCCCATGGGGATGAAGACCGTCGTCCTCGCCTCCGAGGCGGGCGGCACGATGATCCACGAGGCTGTCGGACATGGTCTGGAGGCCGACCTTGCCATGGAAGGCCTTTCCTGCTACAAGGGGCTTCTCGGCGCCGGCATAGCGTCGCCGCTCGTGAGCGTCGTCGACGACGCCACGCTCCCCCACATGCGGGGGACCTATGCCTTCGACGATGAAGGCTTTCCATCGGAAAGGACGGTCCTCGTTGAAAAAGGTGTCCTCAAAAATTACCTCTTCGATCGCTTTCATGCCATGAAACACTCCATGACGTCCACGGGCAACGGCAGGCGCGAGTCCTACCGTTTCAGACCCATCCCGAGGATGAGCAACACCATGATCCTTCCGGGAAGCGATGACCCCGGAGAGATCCTGGCCTCCGTGGATGACGGCATCCTTGTCGTCAAGATGGGGGGCGGACAGGTGGATACCGTGCGCGGAGACTTTGTCTTCGAGATATCCGAAGGATATATGATCGAGAGAGGCACGGTGGGGCCGATGATAAAGAACGCGACGATGATGGGGAACGGACTCAAGGTCCTCAAGGACATCGACATGGTGGGTACGGACCTGGGGTTCGGGATCGGCACCTGCGGCAAGGACGGTCAGGGCGTCCCCGTGGCCGACGCGCAGCCCACGCTGAGGATACCGGGGATCATCGTCGGGGGCCGCGGCGGGTAG
- a CDS encoding 2-hydroxyacyl-CoA dehydratase: MTASPASKGVIGFTTTIPVEIIFAAGYEPCDLNNIFVTDPDPGRFIERAERDGFPKSMCNWVKGIYGVIMEREMTGVITVMEGDCSNTQALAEILRYRGIRTIPFSFPYDRDREVLAREIEKLGKELSVDEESLGDVELQIAGVREKLSEIDTMTWSERNVTGAENHLWLVGSSDMLGNMEEYGKAADEFILKARKRESLQGIPLGYMGVPPIVTDLYDFIESVGGQVVYNETQRQFALPYEAKDIVERYLLYTYPYGIFARLKDIGDEIARRGIQGIIHYVQAFCFRAIEDVILRETISVPILTIEGDLPRPLDTRTKMRIEAFVEMLEGMRR, from the coding sequence ATGACAGCATCACCGGCATCGAAGGGGGTCATCGGCTTCACCACCACGATCCCCGTGGAAATCATTTTCGCCGCGGGATATGAGCCCTGCGACCTGAACAACATCTTCGTCACGGACCCCGACCCGGGGCGCTTCATCGAGCGCGCGGAGCGCGACGGTTTCCCGAAGAGCATGTGCAACTGGGTCAAAGGCATCTACGGGGTCATTATGGAACGCGAGATGACCGGTGTCATCACCGTCATGGAAGGCGATTGCAGCAACACGCAGGCTCTCGCGGAGATCCTTCGCTACCGGGGCATACGGACGATACCCTTTTCCTTTCCCTACGACCGCGACAGGGAAGTGCTTGCACGAGAGATAGAGAAACTGGGCAAAGAGCTGTCCGTTGACGAGGAGTCCCTCGGTGACGTGGAATTGCAGATCGCCGGCGTGAGGGAGAAGCTTTCGGAGATCGATACCATGACGTGGAGCGAACGCAACGTGACGGGGGCGGAGAACCATCTCTGGCTCGTCGGCTCCTCGGACATGCTCGGCAACATGGAGGAATACGGCAAGGCGGCGGATGAGTTCATCCTGAAGGCGCGAAAGAGGGAGAGCCTCCAGGGGATACCTCTCGGATACATGGGTGTGCCCCCGATCGTCACCGACCTCTACGATTTCATAGAAAGCGTGGGGGGGCAGGTCGTCTACAACGAGACACAGCGGCAGTTCGCCCTTCCTTATGAGGCGAAGGACATCGTCGAGAGATACCTTCTCTACACATACCCCTACGGGATATTCGCGCGTCTGAAGGACATAGGCGATGAGATAGCGCGGCGGGGGATTCAGGGTATCATCCATTACGTGCAGGCCTTCTGTTTTAGGGCCATCGAGGACGTCATCCTCCGCGAGACCATTTCCGTTCCCATTCTCACCATCGAGGGAGATTTGCCGAGGCCGCTCGACACGAGAACGAAGATGCGCATCGAAGCGTTCGTGGAAATGCTCGAAGGAATGCGCCGCTGA
- a CDS encoding LL-diaminopimelate aminotransferase has product MVKPASRVEQIPPYLFARIDKKKAEVRQKGMDLVDFGIGDPDIPTPGNIISRMLEATRDPQNHRYPSYEGMLEFRQAAASWYKRRFNVDLDAATEVVTLIGSKEGIAHIPWAYAQEGDVVLVPSPGYPVYKIATMFCGATPHIMPLKEENGFLPRYEDIPEEILKKAKLLFINYPNNPTGACADDAFFEKTLELAKRYDILVCHDAAYSEIAYDGYRPKSILEFDREKKHCLEFHSLSKTYCMTGWRIGFAVGCADGIYNLGKLKTNIDSGAFQAIQHAGIEALTGSQASVAELNSRLEKRRDMVVEAFKTLGIDVRKPKATYYIWARVPKGYTSSDFCEKLIEETGIVVTPGSGFGEEGEGYFRISITIAEDKIAEAAKRLRSFRI; this is encoded by the coding sequence ATGGTAAAACCCGCATCGAGAGTGGAACAGATCCCGCCCTATCTTTTCGCCAGGATAGACAAGAAGAAGGCGGAGGTCAGACAGAAGGGAATGGACCTTGTCGATTTCGGGATAGGCGACCCTGATATCCCTACTCCGGGCAATATAATCAGCAGAATGCTCGAGGCAACGCGGGACCCGCAGAACCACCGCTATCCCAGCTATGAAGGAATGCTGGAGTTCCGCCAGGCGGCGGCCTCATGGTACAAGAGAAGGTTCAATGTGGACCTCGACGCCGCGACGGAAGTGGTGACCCTCATCGGCTCCAAGGAAGGCATCGCCCACATACCCTGGGCGTATGCACAGGAAGGCGATGTTGTCCTTGTCCCTTCCCCCGGATACCCCGTCTACAAGATAGCGACCATGTTCTGCGGAGCAACGCCCCACATCATGCCCCTTAAGGAAGAGAACGGGTTCCTCCCCCGCTACGAGGACATCCCCGAGGAGATCCTGAAGAAAGCGAAGCTTCTCTTCATCAACTACCCGAACAACCCCACCGGGGCCTGCGCCGACGACGCCTTCTTCGAGAAGACGCTGGAGCTCGCGAAACGGTACGACATCCTCGTCTGCCACGACGCCGCGTACAGCGAGATCGCCTACGACGGCTACAGGCCGAAGAGCATCCTCGAATTCGACAGGGAAAAGAAGCATTGCCTCGAGTTCCATTCCCTCTCCAAGACCTATTGCATGACCGGCTGGAGGATCGGCTTCGCCGTGGGCTGCGCCGACGGCATATACAATCTCGGCAAGCTGAAGACCAACATCGACTCCGGCGCCTTTCAGGCCATACAGCACGCCGGCATCGAAGCGCTCACGGGCAGCCAGGCGTCCGTTGCCGAGCTCAACAGCAGGCTCGAAAAACGGCGCGACATGGTGGTGGAAGCCTTCAAGACGCTTGGCATCGATGTCAGGAAACCCAAAGCCACCTACTACATCTGGGCACGGGTGCCGAAGGGATATACCTCTTCCGATTTCTGCGAGAAACTCATTGAGGAAACGGGCATCGTCGTCACCCCGGGCAGCGGTTTCGGCGAAGAAGGCGAAGGCTACTTCCGCATCTCCATCACGATCGCCGAAGACAAGATAGCCGAAGCGGCGAAAAGGCTGAGGTCGTTCAGGATCTGA
- a CDS encoding Lrp/AsnC family transcriptional regulator translates to MKKVLEALPADFPLSEKPYDEMAREMGMSGAALIDELAALKRAGIIRRIAAMVAHRSVSYEGNAMVVWRVPEGEVEKVGAVMADFDEVSHCYERDTGGYWDYNLYTMVHGRTREECLAIVGKMASRSGIGDYRMLFSVREFKKTSFAVRK, encoded by the coding sequence ATGAAAAAGGTCCTGGAAGCGCTGCCCGCCGATTTTCCCTTGTCCGAAAAGCCGTACGACGAGATGGCGAGAGAAATGGGGATGTCGGGAGCGGCCCTCATAGATGAGCTTGCGGCGTTGAAGAGAGCCGGTATCATCCGGAGGATAGCCGCCATGGTCGCCCACCGTTCCGTTTCTTATGAAGGCAACGCCATGGTCGTGTGGCGCGTCCCCGAGGGTGAGGTGGAGAAGGTCGGCGCCGTCATGGCGGATTTTGACGAGGTGAGCCACTGCTATGAGCGTGACACCGGCGGATACTGGGACTACAATCTCTACACCATGGTGCACGGCAGGACAAGGGAAGAGTGCCTGGCCATCGTCGGAAAGATGGCGTCCCGATCGGGTATAGGAGATTACCGGATGCTTTTCAGCGTGAGAGAGTTCAAGAAGACATCCTTCGCGGTGAGGAAATGA
- a CDS encoding DUF4911 domain-containing protein, which yields MIEERTKRFLVNRGGIGFFKAVLESYEDVAIFSVIDGDRGLIELIYSSAFEDDVRGIMADMTNYGITFREVPDVQ from the coding sequence ATGATCGAGGAAAGAACAAAACGGTTTCTCGTCAACCGCGGCGGCATCGGTTTTTTCAAGGCCGTCCTTGAATCTTACGAGGACGTTGCCATCTTCTCCGTGATCGACGGGGACCGGGGGCTCATCGAACTCATTTATTCATCCGCTTTTGAGGACGATGTTCGCGGCATAATGGCCGATATGACAAACTACGGTATCACCTTCAGGGAGGTTCCCGATGTTCAATGA